The window GGGCGCGGCTACGGCAATCGATGCGCACAACCGCACCTTGTTCGAGCTTGCGCCAGACGGCCTGCTGATCGCTGATCCGCAGGGTCGCTACCTTGATGCGAATCCGGGCATCTGCAGGATGCTCGGCTACAACCGCGACGAGCTGGTCGGCATGCGTTCTTCCGACATCGTGGCGGCAGACGAGGCGGAGTACATCGCCCCGGCGCTGGATGCGATCAAGGCCTCATCCGGCTACCAGCGCGAATGGACGTTTCGCCGCAAGGATGGAACGACCTTCGATGCCGACGTGCACGCCACCCCAATGCCCGACGGCAACCTGCTGGCGGTGGTGCGGGACGTCTCCGACAGCCGGCGTGCGCACGAATATAGCGAGCACCTGGTGGCCATCGTCGAATCCTCGGGCGATGCCATCATCGGCAAGGACCTGGACGGCATCATCACGAGCTGGAACGGCGGTGCCGAAGCGATCTTCGGCTATCCGGCGGACGCGGTGGTCGGGACGTCGATCCGCCGGTTGATCCCCGGCGATCGGCAGCATGAGGAGGACGCGATCCTGGCCAGGCTCCGGTCCGGCGAGCGCGTCGAGCATTTCGAGACACGCCGACAGGCGCGGGATGGACGGATCATCGATGTCTCGATCACCGCATCGCCGATCCGGGATGCCCGCGGCCAGGTCATCGGTGCTTCCAAGATCGCGCGGGACATCACCGAGCAGAAGGCGCGCGAGCACGACCTGCAGCGCATCACCCGGCTCTACGCGGCGCTCAGCCAGGTGAACCAGGCAATCGTCTGGCTGCGCAGCCGCGACGAATTGCTGCCGAAGGTTTGCCAGGTCCTGGTCCAGTTCGGTGGGTTCAAGATGGCATGGATCGGCTGGCACGACCCGATCGGCGGCCGCCTGCTTCCGGTGGCCAGGTGCGGGGACGACAGCGGATACCTCGACAGCATCGAGGTCTTTGTCGACGAGCGTGCCAAGGGTCACGGCCCGGCCGGCATGGCGTTTCGCAGCGCTGGAACCTGCATCAGCAACGACCTGCTGAACGATCCGTCGGCGTTGTCGTGGTGGGCGGAGCAGCAACGCCAAGGCCTGCGTTCGGCGGCCGCGTTTCCGATTCGCCTGCACGGCATGGTGTGCGCGACGCTGAACGTGTATTCCGAGGAAGCGGGGTTCTTCCAGAAGGAGGAAATCGCCCTGCTGGAAGAGGCTGCTGGCGACGTGTCGTTTGCCCTGGAGAACGAGGCGCGCGAGCAGGATCGCCAGGCGGCGACGGCATTGGCGCTCAACGAGAAGCGTTTCTCCGAAGCGATGATCGACAGCATGCCCGGCATCGTCTATCTGTACGACGAAGCGGGGCGCTTCCTGCGCTGGAACCGGAATTTCGAAGCGGTTTCCGGCTATTCGAGCGAAGAGATCGCGGGCATGCATCCACTGGATTTCTTCCCGCAAGCGGACAAGGCGCAGGTGGCGGGGCGGATTGCCGAGGTCCTCGCTGGTGAGTCTGCATTCGTCGAGGCGGATTTCCTCGCCAGGAACGGCAGCACCACGCCGTATTTCTTCACCGGCCGACGGGTGGAGTTCGAGGGTACGCCGTGCCTCGTCGGGGTCGGCATCGACATCTCCGGGCGCAGGCGAGCCGAAGAGCGCCTCAGCGAGAGCGAACGCAAGTATCGCGAACTGGTGGAACATGCCAACAGCATCATCCTGCACTGGTCGCGCGAGGGCCGGGTTCTGTTCCTCAACGAATACGGGCAGCGATTCTTCGGCTTTTCCGAAGACGAGATCCGCGGCCGTAGCGTCGTCGGCACGATCGTTCCGGAGACGGACTCGGAAGGACGCGACCTCAAGCAGGCGATGGAGGAAATCTGCAGGAACCCGGCCGCATTCGAACAGAACATCAATGAAAGCATGCGCCGCAGCGGTGAACGGGCCTGGATCGCCTGGACCAACAAGACAGCGCTCGACACGAAGGGAGAGGTCGCGGAAATCCTCAGCATCGGCACCGACATCACTGCGCAGATCAAGGCGGAGGAAGCGCTGCGCGCGACCCAGGCGACCCTCGAACAACGGGTCATCGAACGCACTGCCGAACTGGAATCGGCGATGCACGCCGCCACTGCTGCCGATCGCCTCAAGTCGGCCTTTCTCGCCACGATGTCGCACGAACTACGCACCCCGCTCAACTCGATCATCGGATTCACCGGCATTCTCATGCAAGGCCTCGCCGGTCCGCTGAATCCAGAACAAGCCAAGCAAATGGGCATGGTTCGCACGAGCGCCAACCACCTTCTCGAATTGATCAACGACGTCCTCGACATCTCCAGAATCGAGGCCGACCAGTTGAACATGCAGGCCCAATCATTCGACTTGCGCGGAGCGATCGAGCGCGCGATGACCACAGTCGGGCCGCTGGCGGAAAAGAAGGGACTGGCCCTGAATCTGATCGTCGAAACACCGTTGGGCGAGATGGTCAGCGACCGCCGCAGGCTGTCGCAGGTGCTGATCAATCTGCTTGGGAACGCCATCAAGTTCACGGAACGCGGCTCGGTGACGCTGTCGGCTGCGTATGTGCAGGCACCGGATGCGCCGGCGGACCAGGCGACCGCAGGGACTGTACGCCTGCAGGTCACCGACACGGGCATCGGCATGCGTCCCGGCGAGTTGGCCACGTTGTTCAAGCCCTTCCATCAGCTGGACTCGGGACTCACGCGGCAACACGAAGGCACCGGCCTGGGCCTGGCCATCAGTCGGCGCTTGTGCCGCTTGCTCGGTGGCGACATCGCCGTCTCCAGCGAATGGGGCAGGGGCAGCACGTTTACCGTAACCTTGCCACGACATTGGACGGCTCAGGCATGAACCGCACCATCCTGCTGATCGAGGACAACGAACAGAATCGCTATCTGGCGACCTATCTGCTTGAGCGCAACGGCTATCGGGTGGTGCCGGCCGTCGACGGGCCGTCCGGTATCGAAGCAGCGCAGCGGCAAGTGCCTGACCTGATCCTGCTCGATATCCAGCTGCCCGGCATGGATGGTTACGCGGTGGCCAGCGCCTTGCGTGGCAATGAATCGCTGCGCGATACGCCGATCATCGCGGTGACCTCGTATGCAATGATGGGCGATCGCGAAAAATCGCTCGCGTCCGGCTGCAATGGCTACATCGAGAAACCAATCAATCCCGACACCTTCGTGTCCGAGATCCGACGTTTCGAACCGAACGCGAGCGGAGAATCTCCATGCGGAACGTCCTGATCGTTGACGACAAGGAAGAGAATCTCTATTACCTGAAAGTCCTTTTCGAGGGTCACGGCTACCGAGTCGCCACCGCGCAGCACGGTGCCGAGGCGCTGGTAAAGGCGCGCAGGGATCCTCCCGCGATCATCGTCTCCGACCTGCTGATGCCGGTGATGGATGGCTACACCCTGCTGCGGCACTGGAAGGTCGATGCGCACCTCCGGCACATTCCCTTCGTGGTCTATACCGCTACCTATACCGAAGCCGAGGACCAGGACCTTGCGCGCAGCCTGGGTGCGGACGGGTTCATCCTCAAGCCGTGCGAACCCGACGTCTTCCTCGCCCGGATCGAAGAGATCGGCGCTAGCGTTGCCGGGGCCGACGCGATCGGCGCCGACATGCCGAGCGGAAACGAAAGCGATCTGATGCAGGTCTACAGCAGGACCCTGATCCGCAAACTGGAGCAGAAATCGCTGCAGCTCGAAGACGCCAATCGCGCACTGCAGGAAGACATCGCCGAGCGCAACAAAGCCGAGAACATGCTGCGGCTGCTGATGTCCGCCGTGATGCAGTCGAAGGAATCGATCCTCATCACCGATGCGCAGCTCGACCTGCCGGGGCCTCGCATCCTCTTTGCCAATCCCGCGTTCACCACCCTCACCGGCCATGCCAACGAGGAGGTCATCGGCCAGACTCCGCGGATCCTGCAAGGGCCACGCACGGATCGCGCGGTTCTGCAACGCCTTCGAGAGAACCTGAAACAGGGCGAGCAGTTCGAAGGTATCGTCACCCAGTACCGCAAGGACGGAAGCGAATACGAACAGGACTGGCAGGTGGCGCCGATCCGCGACGCCGACGGCACGATCACCCACTACGTCGCTCTGCAGCGCGACATCACCGAGCGCAAACGTACTGAGGAAACGCTGCGAGAGAGCGAAGCCAGCCAGCGGCAACTCGCGCAGGCACTGGAGGGCAAGCACGACCGCCTGCTCGCAGCCCAGCGCGTGGCGAAGATCGGCGACTGGGAGACCGACCTGGCCACGATGGACGTGACCTGGTCGGAGGAGTCCTACCGGATCCATGAGGTCGACCCCGCCACCTTCCGCCCCACGCATGACGCCTTCCTGGAGCTGGTGCACCCGGCGGATCGCGATCGGGTCGCGAAGGCGTTCGCCGCTTCGCTGGACCACCACCTGGCGTGCGAGATGGAGCACCGGTTGCTCCTGCGCAACGGCAAGGTCAAGTACGTGGAAGAGCGCTGGACCACCGAATTCGACGCCAGCGGTGTTGCGGTGCGCGTCACCGGGACCTGCCAGGACATCACCGAGCGCAAGCTGGGGGAACTCCAGGTCCGCGAAAGCCGCGACCGGCTGAGCCTGGCCACGCAGTCGGCGCGGATCGGCATCTGGGAGTGGGACGTGCGCAGCGATGCGCTGGTCTGGGACGACCTGATGCACGAGCTGTACGGGATCGACGAGGCCCGGTTCGGCGGTGGCTACGAGGCATGGCAACAGTGCGTGCATCCCGACGACCGCGCACGCGTCGATGCCGACATCCAGGCAGCGCTCCGGGTCAGCGGCACCGTGGACACGGAGTTCCGCGTGCCCTGGCCCGACGGCGAAGTGCGCCATCTCAAGGTGCATGCCCTGGTCCAGAGCGACGACAGCGGCTCGCCCATGCGCATGATCGGGATCGGCACGGACGTCACCGAACGCAAACTCAGCGAAGCCCGGATCCGCTACCTGAGCCGCGTGCACGCGATGCTCAGCGGGATCAACACGTTGATCGTGCGCGTGCGCAGCCGTGACGAGCTGTTCGCGGGGGCTTGCCGGATCGCGGTCGAGGACGGCAAGTTCAGCATGGCGATGATCGCGATCGCCGATCCGGTCAGCGGCGTTGTCACGCCGGTTGCCTGGGCCGGAGATGACGACGGGATCGTCGACGCCATCCGCGCAGTGCTGGCTTCCCCCGAGCGGTCACCGAACAGCATGATCGTCCGCGCGATGCGCGGAAATACCGAGCTTGTGTCGAACAATTCGATCGACGACCCGCAGTTGCTGCTTGCGCGAGAGTGCGCCGATGCCGGAATCCGGTCGGTGGGGGTCCTGCCGCTGATCGTTGCAGGCGAAGCGATCGGCGTGTTCGTACTCCACGCCAGCGAACACGAGTTCTTCCACGCCGAGGAAATGAAGCTGCTGAGGGAAGTGGCGGGGGACATCGCGTTCGCGATCGCCCATATCGCCAATCAGGAACGACTGGAGTATCTGGCCTACTACGACGAGCTCACAGGCTTGGCTAACCGCACCCTGTTCCTCGAGCGGGTGGCGCAGACCCTGCGAAGCCATTCAGGCAGTGGGCGCAAGCTCGCCTTGTTCCTGTTCGATCTGGAACGCTTCAAGAACATCAACGACAGCTTGGGTCGCGCCGCCGGCGACGCCTTGCTCAGGCAGGTCGCGGGCTGGTTGACCCGTAATGCAGGCGACCCGGCGCTGCTCGCGCACATCGATGCCGACCATTTCGCCTTCGTGTTGCCGGAAGTGATGCCCGACGGGAACCTGGTCGGACTGCTGGAAAAGACCCTGGAGCGGTTCGAGCAGCATCAGTTCGACTTGGGGGGAAGCCCGTTCCGGATCGCTGCGAAGGCGGGCGTGGCGGTGTTCCCCGGGGACGGCGAGCATGTCGACGTGCTGTTCAGGAATGCCGAGGCGGCGTTGAAGAATGCCAAGGCCAGCGGCAACCGCTACATGTTCTACCAGGCCTCGATGAACGAAAGCGTGGCGGTGCGCCTCACTCTGGAAAACCAGTTGCGCCTCGCGCTGGAGAACGACGAGTTCGTATTGCACTACCAGCCCAAGGTAAGCCTGGCTACCGGACAGATGACCGGTGCTGAAGCCTTGATCCGGTGGAATCGGCCGCAGGTCGGATTGGTGCCGCCAGGCCAATTCATCCCGGTGCTGGAAGAAACCGGCCTGATCCACCATGTCGGGCGCTGGGCCCTGCAGCAGGCCATCGCCGATTACCTGCGCTGGAAGCGTGCGGGTCTTCCGGTCCAGCCGATTGCAGTCAACGTGTCATCGCTGCAACTGCGCAGTCCCGGTTTCATCGCCGAAATCCAGCAACTGGTCGGCATCGACCCCGCCGCCGCGTCCGGCCTGCAACTGGAAATCACGGAAAGCATGGTCATGCAGGATATCCGGCAGGGCATCTCCACGCTCCAGGCGATCCGCGAAATGGGCGTGACCGTCGCGCTGGACGATTTCGGCACCGGGTTCTCCTCGCTCAGCTACCTGTCGAAGCTGCCGTTGAACATGCTGAAGATCGACCGTTCTTTCATCAACGACATGAGTGACACGCCAGAAGGCATGTCGCTTGTTTCCAGCATGATCACCCTGGCGCATACGCTGAAGTTGAAAGTGGTGGCTGAAGGCGTCGAGACCGAAGAGCAGGCGCGTTTCCTGCGGCTGTTGCGCTGCGACGAGATGCAGGGCTACCTCTACAGCAAGCCGGTGCCCGGTGACGTGTTCGAAAGCCGGTTCCTGGCGCAGCCCGTCGGCGGATGATGCTTGCGCGTCGTGCAACGACCTTGCTGTCCGAAGCGCAGCTCACTGCCACGCAGACAACGAAATCGCCAGGTTCGCGGTGAAGCCCTTCGCGGACGCAAGCGGGATCGAGAACACCGACGCCGCATCCTGTTCGATGCCGACCGCGCCGCCGCCCAGGCGGATCAAGTCCGCTTCCGATTTCGATCCCGATGCCCAACGATCGTCGGCCCAGACGTAGCGCAGTTTCCACTGCTTCGCTTCGTCGCGCCTGGCGAACAGCACCAGGGTATTGCGGAACAGGTACTCGCCGGGGATGTGGCTCTTGAGGAACAGTGCGCCGTCGATCTCGTAACCCGCGTTCGACACGGCAAGGTCGATCGAGAATGCGACTTCCTTGCCGGTCTCGATCTTCGATGAATCCAGGAACACGGAGAACAGCACCGGCGAGCGCGCCGCCGCGCTGAGGTTGCCGTCCTTGTCGAACAGTTCGGCGTACTCGCGTCGCACCGCGCTGGCATGCGCCTGCGTGCGTGAGGTCAGGTCGTAGGTGTAGGCGCCGCGCGGGGCCACCGTGGCCTCGATGTAATAGGACGAGGCGATGCGCTTGCCGCGTTTGCGCGCCTGTTCGATCTCCGGCGGGAACGGCAGCGCGGCGATCTCCAGCCGCGCGGTGGCGCTGATGTCGCCGAACAGGAAGCGCACCAGGTTCTGGTAGCCCTCCTCGGAATTGACGATGCCGAAGTGGCCGCTGTGGCTGCGGTTGACGAACGCGCGCGGGCTGCGGTCCACGTAGGCGTTCTCGATCCTCACCAGGCCATCGCTCATCGGGCCTACCGCGAACGACGACAGTCCGTTCGCGACGGCGTAGTCGCGGCTGTTGGTGCCGACCAGGCAGAAGAATCGCTCCTCGGGAAAACCCGAGCCCTCCAGCGTGTTGACCTTGTCCTTCGGCACCTTCAGGTACTTGGCCATGTTGGTACGGCTGAAATTGTTCATGTCGTTCATCGACAGGAAGCTCGGCACGTTGATCCCGCCCATCTCGATGCCGTTGTGTGGCGTCGCGTAGGTAAAGACCTTGTCGACCATGCCGCGCACTTCCGCCGTGGTCACCGTCTTGTTCTGCAGCAGGCAACGGCAGATCAGGCCGCCCATCGAGTGCGCGACCAGGTAGACCTTGAAGTCGCGGCGCGCCGTCTCGGAGGTTCCGCAGATGCGGTCGCGCAGGTCCAGGATCTTCTGCGCGAGCGCGGCGGCGGCATCCGGAATCGATGGCTTCCTGCCATCGCCGAACGCGGGATCGGCGGGATCGTAATAGCGGTGGATCGCGATGGTGCGCGCAGGCATCTTGTTGTCGCGGCGCTCGGCGCCCGCCGCGTAGTTGTCCACGTAGCCGTAGTCCTTCATCAACCGCACCAGCGGCGACTCGAACACGAACTTCAGGATGCGGCCGTCGTGCGCCTGCCGGATCTTGGTCGAACCCGCCTCGAAGCCCATGAACGGGGTCGAGGTGGTCTGCACGATCTCGTCCTGCGTCATCGCATAACCGCGCACATAGATGATCGGATAGAAGGGTCGTTCGATCCTGGCCACGTCCGTGTCCTGCTGTTGAAAGGGGAAGGTTTCGCTGCTCGCCCTGCAGATTGCTTCGCCTAGGCGATGTCCTCGCCTTGCTGTGTCCGCCGGCGCAACTCCGCCAGCATCGCGCGATCGGTCATGTCGCCTGCCCATGCCGGGCGCAGCTGGAAATGCGGCTGGTCGACGATGGTCTTCCAGTTGCCGCCCCATTCGAGCCCCAACTCCATCCCCAGCGCACCGACCGCCTTGTACAAGGGCGATTCCGGCAGATAGCGGTTGCCGCTGAACACCCCGATGTCGAACGCGATGCCGAAGTTGTGGTTGGAATACCCGCCGCGTGCGTTGGTGACGATGTCGCCGGCGCTGGTGCGCCCTTGCGCGTACAGCGCGTCCTGCTCCGCGTAGGTGCGGGTGCCGCTGATGATGTTGATGCTGATGCCGTTGTCGCGCGCCTTGAAGTAGAGCGCCCGTGCGTACGGCCGGACATGCGGCAGCAGGGTGGCGATGAGCCGTTCGCTCCTGGCATTGGCGTGATCCCGTGGCCCCGTGAACGCGACCGAGGGCGTTGCTCGTGGACGGACGATGGCCTGGTAAATGGCGCCCCACGTCTGCGGTCCCGCCCGTCCATCCACTTCGATGTCGAGGTTCTGCTGCACCGCTCGGATCATTGCCTCGGTCTTCATGCCGGACGCCTCGCTGATTGATCGCTCGCACTGCATTCAACGCAGGCATGCGCGATGCTCGGTCAGGTTTGCACGAGACATCGAGAGGCAATATGAACACCACCGCCGGTGGTGATCGACATGGCGAACCACCGGCCCACGTGGTGCGGTACTCGCGAGTTACCAGTGCTTCGGCAGCGCCTTCACGATGGTCATCCGGTGCTGCTTGTCCTTCAGGATGAAACCGCCGCGCACCAGGTCGCGGAGCACGTGGTTGACCATCTCGCGGCTGGCACCGACGCGGGTCGAGATTTCCAGCTGGGTGAACGAGCGCGGCACGCGCAGCACGTCGCCGTCCAGCACCGCCGCATCGGCCAGCAATGCCGCTACTCGTTCGTACACGCCATCCAGCGCCAGGCTGCGGATCTTGCCGGTGGCGTTGCGCAGCCGCGAGATCAGCGTCAACACCAGGCACTCGGCGAACTCGGGATGCGCAAGCAGCATGCCGCTCAGTTCATCGGCGGGGACCAGCACGCACTCCGAGTCGACCACCGCCTTGACCGAGGCCGAGCGTGGCTCGCCGTCCAGCATCATCTCGCCGAAGAACTCACCCGGCTCCAGGATGTTGTAGACCACCTCGCGGCCCTTGCTGTTGCCGGAGTAGACCTTGAGCTGCCCCTGGATCAGCACGTACAGGAAGTCCGCGGAGTCGCCTTCGGTCAGCAGCGTCGTGCCCGCGGGAAGCGTTGCACGGGCATGCTCGCCGCGAGTTCGCGGAGCAGGTTGCCTGAGAGGCGGCGGGTGGTCGCGTTCATGGTCGTGGGGTGTCGCATGCCGGCGATGGCGCGACTGCATACAGTGACCAAGTCGGGTCGGAAGGGGAAGCGGGCCGGTGGGCTGTGTGAAAAATTACCGTCGTGGAGGTTGCGGCGAGCATCACGTCTCTGATCGACCCAAAGCAGCGTCTGCGCCGTCGGGAGGCTCGCCGCCGGCGCGAGTCGGGCAGTGGGCGATCAGAGCGATGGGACGGTGCCGCCGTCGATGCGGTACTCGGTTCCGGTGATCGCACTGGCGCGTGCAGATGCGAGGAAGACGATCAAATCGGCGACTTCACGTGGCGCTGCAGGCCTGCCGAGCGGAATGCCGCCCAGCCAATCCATGACGAGCTTCTTGCCGCCTTCGTAATCCGTCCCAGCGTTTTCGGCCATGCGTTCCGCAAAAACCACGGACGCCTCGGTCTCGATCCACCCCGGCGCGACCGAAAGCACCCGCACACCCTTCGGTGTGACTTCCTTGGCGAGCGACTTGCTGTACGTCGTCAGAGCCGCCTTCGCGGCCGCATAGGCAGTCGTTGATTCGGGCAAGGGCATCTCGCGCTGGATCGAGCTCACGTGGACGATCACCCCTGAGCCCTGCGCGAGCATCGACGGCAGCAGCGCGCGATCGAGACGCACCGCCGGCATCAGGTTCAGGCTCAGCTCGGCGAACCAGTGCTCGTCGCTGATCGCAGCAAAGCCACCCGGCGGCGTGCTCGAACCACCGAGTACATCGATGACGATATCGACGCCTCCCCAAGTCTCGAGAGCGGTCTGGGCAAGATGCGAGACGCCCTCCGCCGTCATCAGGTCCGCGCACACGTACCTCACGCCATCCAACGGTTGCGCCGGCATCTTGCGGGCGGAGGTCAGCACCTGCGCCCCTGCGTCCACGAGTCCTTGCACGACGGCAGCGCCAAGGCCCAGCGTGCCGCCGGTGACCACGGCCCTCAGGCCACCGAGTTGCAGGTCGAAGCTCATGCGCTGATCTCCAGGCTGGCGATCAGGCCGCGCTCCAGGCGGAAGGCCAATGTCATGTCGATGGGGCTCCCGGGAAAGCTCCCGGCCACGTGGCTGCTGACGACATGCAGCCCGTCGACCTGTTCGATGGCGAAGGGCTCCTGTGTGTACGTGTACAACGTAGACGACTCGGCCTTCCACGCCTTGATGGCGTCACGGCCGACGTGCGTCTGGCCTTCGTCCCTCACGATGCCCTGGGCTGTGAAACAACGGGCGACGTCGTCAGGACCTAGTTTGTCCGCCTCGAGATAGGCGGCGATCGGATCGGGGAGCGTTAGAGCGGTCATGGGTGAACTCCGTGGTGAGGACGGTTCACAAATTGCGCCCCGGCAGCTATTTAGGGAATATCCTAGAATTCGAATGAGTCATGAAGAAGCGAATGCATAATGCGTGGATCGGACTTTGCCGAGCTCAAGGCCTTCGTGGCCATCGTGGAGCGCCGGAGCTTCGCCCGCGCGGCAGAGCATCTGGGCTTGTCGCCCTCTGCGCTCAGCCAGACCATCCGGCAACTCGAGGGTCGCATCGGCGCGCGCCTGCTGAATCGGACCACCCGCAGCGTGGCGCCCACTGCAAGCGGCGAGCAGCTCTACATGCGCATCGCGCCGCTGTTCCGGGACATGGCGGCCGCTGTTGCCGAGGCGAGCGAGTCGACCGCCCAGATCCGCGGCACGCTTCGGATCAACACGCTCGGGATGGCGGCGAGGACCGTCATCGCGCCGCGGCTGGCAAGGTTCCATCAGGAAAACCCCGATGTCGTGCTCGACATCGTCGTCGACGACACGCTGGCCGACATCGTTTACGGGCGCTTCGACGCCGGCATCCGCGTGGGCGGTCGGCTCGAGAAGGACATGGTGGCCGTCCGCCTCACGCCGGATCTCGCCATGGTTGCGGTGGCGTCTCCGGCATACCTCGCGCGGCACGGCTTGCCGAAGTCGCCTGCCGACCTGCACGACCATGCGTGCGTCAACTGGCGGCTGCAGGCGGACGGCAGCAACTACCGGTGGGAGTTCGACAAGCGGGGGCAGCGGATCGAGGTGGCCGTCGACGGCCCCGTCGTCACCAACCACGCAGACATCGGTGTTGCGGCTGCGTTGAACGGGCTCGGCATCGCCTATCAC of the Thermomonas carbonis genome contains:
- a CDS encoding PAS domain S-box protein, translating into MHAGSSSGPSETEASIGTSDQGAATAIDAHNRTLFELAPDGLLIADPQGRYLDANPGICRMLGYNRDELVGMRSSDIVAADEAEYIAPALDAIKASSGYQREWTFRRKDGTTFDADVHATPMPDGNLLAVVRDVSDSRRAHEYSEHLVAIVESSGDAIIGKDLDGIITSWNGGAEAIFGYPADAVVGTSIRRLIPGDRQHEEDAILARLRSGERVEHFETRRQARDGRIIDVSITASPIRDARGQVIGASKIARDITEQKAREHDLQRITRLYAALSQVNQAIVWLRSRDELLPKVCQVLVQFGGFKMAWIGWHDPIGGRLLPVARCGDDSGYLDSIEVFVDERAKGHGPAGMAFRSAGTCISNDLLNDPSALSWWAEQQRQGLRSAAAFPIRLHGMVCATLNVYSEEAGFFQKEEIALLEEAAGDVSFALENEAREQDRQAATALALNEKRFSEAMIDSMPGIVYLYDEAGRFLRWNRNFEAVSGYSSEEIAGMHPLDFFPQADKAQVAGRIAEVLAGESAFVEADFLARNGSTTPYFFTGRRVEFEGTPCLVGVGIDISGRRRAEERLSESERKYRELVEHANSIILHWSREGRVLFLNEYGQRFFGFSEDEIRGRSVVGTIVPETDSEGRDLKQAMEEICRNPAAFEQNINESMRRSGERAWIAWTNKTALDTKGEVAEILSIGTDITAQIKAEEALRATQATLEQRVIERTAELESAMHAATAADRLKSAFLATMSHELRTPLNSIIGFTGILMQGLAGPLNPEQAKQMGMVRTSANHLLELINDVLDISRIEADQLNMQAQSFDLRGAIERAMTTVGPLAEKKGLALNLIVETPLGEMVSDRRRLSQVLINLLGNAIKFTERGSVTLSAAYVQAPDAPADQATAGTVRLQVTDTGIGMRPGELATLFKPFHQLDSGLTRQHEGTGLGLAISRRLCRLLGGDIAVSSEWGRGSTFTVTLPRHWTAQA
- a CDS encoding response regulator; the protein is MNRTILLIEDNEQNRYLATYLLERNGYRVVPAVDGPSGIEAAQRQVPDLILLDIQLPGMDGYAVASALRGNESLRDTPIIAVTSYAMMGDREKSLASGCNGYIEKPINPDTFVSEIRRFEPNASGESPCGTS
- a CDS encoding EAL domain-containing protein; translation: MRNVLIVDDKEENLYYLKVLFEGHGYRVATAQHGAEALVKARRDPPAIIVSDLLMPVMDGYTLLRHWKVDAHLRHIPFVVYTATYTEAEDQDLARSLGADGFILKPCEPDVFLARIEEIGASVAGADAIGADMPSGNESDLMQVYSRTLIRKLEQKSLQLEDANRALQEDIAERNKAENMLRLLMSAVMQSKESILITDAQLDLPGPRILFANPAFTTLTGHANEEVIGQTPRILQGPRTDRAVLQRLRENLKQGEQFEGIVTQYRKDGSEYEQDWQVAPIRDADGTITHYVALQRDITERKRTEETLRESEASQRQLAQALEGKHDRLLAAQRVAKIGDWETDLATMDVTWSEESYRIHEVDPATFRPTHDAFLELVHPADRDRVAKAFAASLDHHLACEMEHRLLLRNGKVKYVEERWTTEFDASGVAVRVTGTCQDITERKLGELQVRESRDRLSLATQSARIGIWEWDVRSDALVWDDLMHELYGIDEARFGGGYEAWQQCVHPDDRARVDADIQAALRVSGTVDTEFRVPWPDGEVRHLKVHALVQSDDSGSPMRMIGIGTDVTERKLSEARIRYLSRVHAMLSGINTLIVRVRSRDELFAGACRIAVEDGKFSMAMIAIADPVSGVVTPVAWAGDDDGIVDAIRAVLASPERSPNSMIVRAMRGNTELVSNNSIDDPQLLLARECADAGIRSVGVLPLIVAGEAIGVFVLHASEHEFFHAEEMKLLREVAGDIAFAIAHIANQERLEYLAYYDELTGLANRTLFLERVAQTLRSHSGSGRKLALFLFDLERFKNINDSLGRAAGDALLRQVAGWLTRNAGDPALLAHIDADHFAFVLPEVMPDGNLVGLLEKTLERFEQHQFDLGGSPFRIAAKAGVAVFPGDGEHVDVLFRNAEAALKNAKASGNRYMFYQASMNESVAVRLTLENQLRLALENDEFVLHYQPKVSLATGQMTGAEALIRWNRPQVGLVPPGQFIPVLEETGLIHHVGRWALQQAIADYLRWKRAGLPVQPIAVNVSSLQLRSPGFIAEIQQLVGIDPAAASGLQLEITESMVMQDIRQGISTLQAIREMGVTVALDDFGTGFSSLSYLSKLPLNMLKIDRSFINDMSDTPEGMSLVSSMITLAHTLKLKVVAEGVETEEQARFLRLLRCDEMQGYLYSKPVPGDVFESRFLAQPVGG
- a CDS encoding esterase/lipase family protein, giving the protein MARIERPFYPIIYVRGYAMTQDEIVQTTSTPFMGFEAGSTKIRQAHDGRILKFVFESPLVRLMKDYGYVDNYAAGAERRDNKMPARTIAIHRYYDPADPAFGDGRKPSIPDAAAALAQKILDLRDRICGTSETARRDFKVYLVAHSMGGLICRCLLQNKTVTTAEVRGMVDKVFTYATPHNGIEMGGINVPSFLSMNDMNNFSRTNMAKYLKVPKDKVNTLEGSGFPEERFFCLVGTNSRDYAVANGLSSFAVGPMSDGLVRIENAYVDRSPRAFVNRSHSGHFGIVNSEEGYQNLVRFLFGDISATARLEIAALPFPPEIEQARKRGKRIASSYYIEATVAPRGAYTYDLTSRTQAHASAVRREYAELFDKDGNLSAAARSPVLFSVFLDSSKIETGKEVAFSIDLAVSNAGYEIDGALFLKSHIPGEYLFRNTLVLFARRDEAKQWKLRYVWADDRWASGSKSEADLIRLGGGAVGIEQDAASVFSIPLASAKGFTANLAISLSAWQ
- a CDS encoding M15 family metallopeptidase, whose product is MKTEAMIRAVQQNLDIEVDGRAGPQTWGAIYQAIVRPRATPSVAFTGPRDHANARSERLIATLLPHVRPYARALYFKARDNGISINIISGTRTYAEQDALYAQGRTSAGDIVTNARGGYSNHNFGIAFDIGVFSGNRYLPESPLYKAVGALGMELGLEWGGNWKTIVDQPHFQLRPAWAGDMTDRAMLAELRRRTQQGEDIA
- a CDS encoding Crp/Fnr family transcriptional regulator → MLIQGQLKVYSGNSKGREVVYNILEPGEFFGEMMLDGEPRSASVKAVVDSECVLVPADELSGMLLAHPEFAECLVLTLISRLRNATGKIRSLALDGVYERVAALLADAAVLDGDVLRVPRSFTQLEISTRVGASREMVNHVLRDLVRGGFILKDKQHRMTIVKALPKHW
- a CDS encoding SDR family oxidoreductase; its protein translation is MSFDLQLGGLRAVVTGGTLGLGAAVVQGLVDAGAQVLTSARKMPAQPLDGVRYVCADLMTAEGVSHLAQTALETWGGVDIVIDVLGGSSTPPGGFAAISDEHWFAELSLNLMPAVRLDRALLPSMLAQGSGVIVHVSSIQREMPLPESTTAYAAAKAALTTYSKSLAKEVTPKGVRVLSVAPGWIETEASVVFAERMAENAGTDYEGGKKLVMDWLGGIPLGRPAAPREVADLIVFLASARASAITGTEYRIDGGTVPSL
- a CDS encoding nuclear transport factor 2 family protein — its product is MTALTLPDPIAAYLEADKLGPDDVARCFTAQGIVRDEGQTHVGRDAIKAWKAESSTLYTYTQEPFAIEQVDGLHVVSSHVAGSFPGSPIDMTLAFRLERGLIASLEISA